The proteins below are encoded in one region of Pan paniscus chromosome 4, NHGRI_mPanPan1-v2.0_pri, whole genome shotgun sequence:
- the LOC100967708 gene encoding olfactory receptor 2V2 gives METWVNQSYTDGFFLLGIFSHSTADLVLFSAVMAVFTVALCGNVLLIFLIYMDPHLHTPMYFFLSQLSLMDLMLVCTNVPKMAANFLSGRKSISFVGCGIQIGLFVCLVGSEGLLLGLMAYDRYVAISHPLHYPILMNQRVCLQITGSSWAFGIIDGLIQMVVVMNFPYCGLRKVNHFFCEMLSLLKLACVDTSLFEKVIFACCVFMLLFPFSIIVASYARILGTVLQMHSAQAWKKALATCSSHLTAVTLFYGAAMFIYLRPRHYRAPSHDKVTSIFYTVLTPMLNPLIYSLRNREVMGALRKGLDRCRIGSQH, from the coding sequence ATGGAGACGTGGGTGAACCAGTCCTACACAGATGGCTTCTTCCTCTTGGGCATCTTCTCCCACAGTACTGCTGACCTTGTCCTCTTCTCCGCGGTTATGGCGGTCTTCACAGTGGCCCTCTGTGGGAATgtcctcctcatcttcctcatCTACATGGACCCTCACCTtcacacccccatgtacttcttcctcaGCCAGCTCTCCCTTATGGACCTCATGTTGGTCTGTACCAATGTGCCAAAGATGGCAGCCAACTTCCTGTCTGGCAGGAAGTCCATCTCCTTTGTGGGCTGTGGCATACAAATTGGCCTCTTTGTCTGTCTTGTGGGATCTGAGGGGCTCTTGCTGGGACTCATGGCTTATGACCGCTATGTGGCCATTAGCCACCCACTTCACTATCCCATCCTCATGAATCAGAGGGTCTGTCTCCAGATTACTGGGAGCTCCTGGGCCTTTGGGATAATCGATGGCTTGATCCAGATGGTGGTAGTAATGAATTTCCCCTACTGTGGCTTGAGGAAGGTGAACCATTTCTTCTGTGAGATGCTATCCTTGTTGAAGCTGGCCTGTGTAGACACATCCCTGTTTGAGAAGGTGATATTTGCTTGCTGTGTCTTCATGCTTCTCTTCCCATTCTCCATCATCGTGGCCTCCTATGCTCGCATTCTAGGGACTGTGCTGCAAATGCACTCTGCTCAGGCCTGGAAAAAGGCCCTGGCCACCTGCTCCTCCCACCTGACAGCTGTCACCCTCTTCTATGGGGCAGCCATGTTCATCTACCTGAGGCCTAGGCACTACCGGGCCCCCAGCCATGACAAGGTGACCTCTATCTTCTACACGGTCCTTACTCCCATGCTCAACCCCCTCATTTACAGCTTGAGGAACAGGGAGGTGATGGGGGCACTGAGGAAGGGGCTGGACCGCTGCAGGATTGGCAGCCAGCACTGA
- the LOC100967363 gene encoding olfactory receptor 2V1: MGRWVNQSYTDGFFLLGIFSHSTADLVLFSVVMAVFTVALCGNVLLIFIIYLDAGLHTPMYFFLSQLSLMDLMFVCNIVPKMAANFLSGRKSISFVGCGIQIGFFVSLVGSEGLLLGLMAYDRYVAVSHPLHYPILMNQKVCLQITGSSWAFGIIDGVIQMVAAMSLPYCGSRSVDHFFCEVQALLKLACADTSLFDTLLFACCVFMLLLPFSIIMASYACILGAVLRIRSAQAWKKALATCSSHLTAVTLFYGAAMFMYLRPRRYRAPSHDKVASIFYTVLTPMLNPLIYSLRNGEVMGALRKGLDRCRIGSQH; encoded by the coding sequence ATGGGAAGATGGGTGAACCAGTCCTACACAGATGGCTTCTTCCTCTTGGGCATCTTTTCCCACAGTACTGCTGACCTTGTCCTCTTCTCCGTGGTTATGGCGGTCTTCACAGTGGCCCTCTGTGGGAATGTCCTCCTCATCTTCATCATCTACCTGGACGCTGGACTtcacacccccatgtacttcttcctcaGCCAGCTCTCCCTCATGGACCTCATGTTCGTCTGTAACATTGTGCCAAAGATGGCAGCCAACTTCCTGTCTGGCAGGAAGTCCATCTCCTTTGTGGGCTGTGGCATACAAATTGGCTTTTTTGTCTCTCTTGTGGGATCTGAGGGGCTCTTGCTGGGACTCATGGCTTATGACCGCTACGTGGCCGTTAGCCACCCACTTCACTATCCCATCCTCATGAATCAGAAGGTCTGTCTCCAGATTACTGGGAGCTCCTGGGCCTTTGGGATAATAGATGGAGTGATTCAGATGGTGGCAGCCATGAGCTTACCTTACTGTGGCTCAAGGAGCGTGGATCACTTTTTCTGTGAGGTACAAGCTTTATTGAAGCTGGCCTGTGCAGACACTTCCCTTTTTGACACCCTCCTCTTTGCTTGCTGTGTCTTCatgcttctccttcccttctccatcATCATGGCCTCCTATGCTTGCATCCTAGGGGCTGTGCTCCGAATACGCTCTGCTCAGGCCTGGAAAAAAGCCCTGGCCACCTGCTCCTCCCACCTAACAGCTGTCACCCTCTTCTATGGGGCAGCCATGTTCATGTACCTGAGGCCTAGGCGCTACCGGGCCCCTAGCCATGACAAGGTGGCCTCTATCTTCTACACAGTCCTTACTCCCATGCTGAACCCCCTCATTTACAGCTTGAGGAATGGGGAGGTGATGGGGGCACTGAGGAAGGGACTGGACCGCTGCAGGATTGGCAGCCAGCACTGA